A stretch of the Bordetella genomosp. 8 genome encodes the following:
- a CDS encoding FUSC family protein: MDTESPAGPRRSPFSQVLFHVQDPLRRMVFALRNLGSPYQRYRHARALHGIRVALAMLTTVLLSRLLDLPHGVWASVSLLAVIGGIQHHGNIRKKAMERGLGTLLGALAGLLLIFAEEFGAPPVVTIIAMCAIGGLCAYYAIGRGGYIALLTAITMVIVGGQGGDSMATGLWRTLQVCIGIAVALAFSFALPLNASYSWRYSLALNLRRAQQQIRRLQTDQPFTPEARSAMFSELSKRSIALRGLMPSAAKEMKLSGAQIERIQQHQRAIVAALEMISNARLHASAQDQLNLSRAFRGSQGQSLRRGLLTIARALRKGDTSVLGAAAAAAGEDGVADPTTDAATDPAAGWVATLQGPDWVMREMAAQIAQLRKAVIALPRQRN; encoded by the coding sequence ATGGATACGGAATCGCCTGCCGGGCCCCGCCGTTCGCCATTTTCCCAGGTCCTGTTCCATGTGCAGGATCCCTTGCGCCGCATGGTGTTCGCCTTGCGCAACCTGGGGTCGCCGTATCAGCGTTACCGCCATGCCCGCGCGCTGCACGGCATACGGGTCGCGCTGGCCATGCTGACGACGGTGCTGCTGTCGCGTCTGCTGGACCTGCCGCACGGCGTATGGGCCAGCGTGTCGCTGCTGGCGGTCATCGGCGGCATCCAGCATCACGGCAACATCCGCAAAAAAGCCATGGAGCGCGGCCTGGGGACCCTACTGGGCGCGCTGGCGGGATTGCTGCTGATCTTCGCCGAGGAGTTCGGCGCACCGCCCGTCGTAACCATCATCGCCATGTGCGCCATCGGCGGGCTCTGCGCCTACTATGCGATCGGGCGCGGGGGCTATATCGCCTTGCTGACCGCGATCACGATGGTCATCGTCGGCGGGCAGGGTGGCGATTCCATGGCGACGGGCCTGTGGCGCACGCTGCAGGTATGTATCGGCATCGCCGTGGCGCTCGCCTTTTCCTTCGCCTTGCCCCTGAACGCCAGTTATTCCTGGCGCTACAGCCTGGCGCTGAACCTGCGCCGCGCGCAGCAGCAGATCCGGCGATTGCAGACGGACCAGCCGTTCACGCCCGAAGCGCGCAGCGCGATGTTCTCGGAACTGAGCAAACGATCCATCGCCTTGCGGGGCCTGATGCCTTCGGCGGCGAAAGAGATGAAGCTGAGCGGCGCGCAGATAGAACGCATCCAGCAGCATCAACGCGCGATCGTGGCGGCGCTGGAGATGATATCCAACGCGCGCCTGCATGCGTCCGCGCAGGATCAGCTGAACCTGTCGCGGGCGTTTCGCGGCAGCCAGGGGCAGTCGCTGCGGCGCGGCTTGCTGACGATCGCCCGCGCGCTGCGCAAGGGCGATACGTCGGTGCTGGGTGCGGCTGCCGCCGCCGCGGGCGAAGATGGGGTCGCCGATCCGACCACCGATGCGGCCACCGATCCGGCCGCCGGCTGGGTGGCGACGCTGCAAGGTCCCGACTGGGTGATGCGCGAAATGGCGGCGCAGATCGCGCAGTTGCGCAAGGCCGTCATCGCGCTGCCCCGGCAGCGCAATTGA
- a CDS encoding ABC transporter substrate-binding protein: MKITLTLRRPAAAMLASTALAIAGTAGIAGPAYAAGGTPLRVAMTADIRSTEPGVNRDGNSDMVVMHIVEGLVAFGEHAEIKPLLARSYAISDDGKTYTFTLRDGVTFQNGAPLTAQDVVWSWNYFMNPKTAWRCHGDFDGSGAAKVTAVDAPDPHTVVYHLEKPYGLFLGSLARPDCAGSGVVHRDSLNPDGSWNKPIGTGPFMLNEWKRGQYISLVKNPHYANQDGKPDGFTGSKRPLVDEVRFMIVPDDATAKAGLQRGDVDIIQDLSYSDVKTVQAVKGVKVATSPVMSLTALLMQTRDPLLSNVKLRQAIVHAIDAGQLVAAVGDGLMQPSTSMVPLISSYYDKTQQQAWKYDPALAQKLVQESGYKGQELVMMATKRYPETYSSGVIIQAMLQAVGINARLEVQEWASQLDRYNSGKYQMMVFPYSARLDPSLNYEMMAGNKDKQPRKVWDDPKALALIDSSSQITDTAQRQAQFDELHKLFLADAPMMPLFNGLDVGAFRDNVKGYTPWALKRARAWEVSKD, from the coding sequence TCACACTCCGCCGCCCCGCCGCCGCCATGCTGGCATCGACGGCGCTGGCCATCGCGGGCACGGCCGGCATCGCGGGCCCGGCCTATGCCGCGGGCGGCACGCCTTTGCGCGTCGCCATGACGGCGGACATCCGCTCCACGGAACCCGGTGTGAACCGGGACGGCAACAGCGACATGGTGGTGATGCATATCGTCGAAGGCCTGGTCGCCTTCGGCGAACACGCGGAGATCAAACCCCTGCTGGCCAGGTCGTATGCGATCAGCGACGACGGCAAGACATACACCTTCACGCTGCGCGATGGCGTCACCTTCCAGAACGGCGCGCCGCTGACCGCGCAGGACGTGGTGTGGAGCTGGAATTACTTCATGAATCCGAAGACGGCATGGCGCTGCCATGGCGATTTCGACGGCAGCGGGGCTGCCAAGGTGACCGCGGTCGACGCCCCCGATCCGCATACCGTGGTGTATCACCTGGAGAAGCCTTACGGCCTGTTCCTGGGTTCGCTGGCGCGCCCCGATTGCGCGGGCAGCGGCGTGGTGCACCGCGATTCCCTGAATCCGGACGGCTCGTGGAACAAGCCCATAGGCACGGGCCCGTTCATGCTGAATGAGTGGAAGCGCGGGCAATACATCAGCCTGGTGAAGAATCCGCACTACGCCAACCAGGACGGCAAGCCCGACGGCTTTACCGGCTCGAAGCGGCCGCTCGTGGATGAAGTCCGCTTCATGATCGTGCCGGACGACGCAACGGCCAAGGCCGGCCTGCAGCGCGGCGACGTCGACATCATCCAGGACCTGTCGTATTCGGACGTGAAGACCGTGCAGGCTGTCAAGGGCGTGAAGGTGGCGACCTCGCCGGTGATGAGCCTGACGGCGCTGCTGATGCAGACTCGCGACCCGCTCTTGTCCAACGTCAAGCTGCGGCAGGCGATCGTGCACGCGATCGATGCCGGGCAACTGGTCGCCGCGGTGGGCGATGGCTTGATGCAGCCCAGTACGTCCATGGTGCCGCTGATATCTTCGTACTACGACAAGACCCAGCAGCAGGCCTGGAAGTACGATCCCGCGCTGGCGCAGAAGCTGGTGCAGGAATCGGGCTACAAGGGGCAGGAACTGGTCATGATGGCGACCAAGCGCTATCCCGAAACCTACTCGTCCGGCGTGATCATCCAGGCCATGCTGCAGGCGGTCGGCATCAACGCCAGGCTGGAGGTGCAGGAATGGGCGTCGCAGCTGGATCGCTACAACAGCGGCAAATACCAGATGATGGTCTTCCCGTATTCCGCTCGCCTGGATCCCAGCCTGAATTATGAAATGATGGCGGGCAACAAGGACAAGCAGCCGCGCAAGGTGTGGGATGATCCCAAGGCGCTGGCCCTGATCGACTCGTCGTCCCAGATCACCGATACGGCCCAGCGCCAGGCGCAGTTCGACGAACTGCACAAGCTGTTCCTGGCCGATGCGCCGATGATGCCCCTGTTCAACGGCCTGGACGTCGGCGCTTTCCGCGACAACGTGAAGGGATATACGCCCTGGGCGCTGAAGCGGGCGCGGGCGTGGGAGGTCTCCAAGGACTAG